The following coding sequences lie in one Phragmites australis chromosome 8, lpPhrAust1.1, whole genome shotgun sequence genomic window:
- the LOC133927455 gene encoding uncharacterized protein LOC133927455 isoform X2, translating into MPCALEVIDTRLQSTAHIQCNTSFDQNIGNHFSKGQLIRKPFSVRPENRDTALTILPLGHDSHWNLGPFLSDIQEVSTVSSLTSGAPGTEGLELSSAQPRILYWLGQLNERNMHDQADSSKPVSNGNPHGRSTLRQSRHRRNVCNPSTAVPPCHVVAKKSSRPVTATLRSDSDILHDDDKPPKRSPKKKGNKKGKHYKRTTRKKLNLASEITCEENTYAVCPVEVLPTNWLADKLSETTSSASSLVKEAHLGKDDGGNNNDYVECGTILNLSTLGTNEMDGSECTGSSNDATGVRLSCSCVPNNGSNTTDSSEFDGSTFAEHGLGEESDSYQKLLCACVYNPEDTDSFFSRWNNDNSGNSVGVEARSTIKDEHRRDHLHPRPSTGLNNVRTECHLIGTHLTATHAEDTDDSFGHSSCCSKDVTDSSSHTERVQCSSEACNSKTSLQFNSGRRSRRSRKTPSYSDLSVSNRVVSANRHKNSGKDSSAVWQKVEKNDKTISKAGQTSESPIRDKSAQEDTNKGVQQDPTRHRAKHNQSTKACKQESPNETVEMESTKEEQDALNSCQTSSRPTYKKQAPFLRQQRSSSSKQGSQSSKNYYAPKNVIPKVPKDYLQQEGLPMLQLVHDKDTGDRPTSNSCSADEVILTGVGNCPTEGNESSQSGIEKAALASCISVPDLTPQAASIEAHISITLEDPHSLCPENKGSRNTDPCAAETEEAQCVKLTTKNNPQESCKLYSAAGHLSQNWVPVGKKEVFNVMHLEVSEASVVEGPVPANDICDSVCPASTNGEDSKLASEMTSKLNSSEHVDLKCQAYNGTETDYNKIREAISDVNTAQQRVEDIQLIIGRPLADFERFIYSASPAMHCSPCPTGCKSDLQECVKDSLCLHQTPDITLSSVWQWYEEPGCYGLEVRAQDFHRSKGLWNSRYQFTTYFVPYLSAVQLFGQPKITNGGSIAKEAINMDMTCETSPCLNSPPIFAKLMPRQSNPRNRSSTSHTEDDQQSASGELIFEFFESEQPYWRRQLVDKVNELIAGVKPLNCQISGDPKNLELSLNDLHPASWYCVAWYPIYRIPDGKFQAAFLTYHSLGHWIHRSSSADQAGHAPVVLPVVGLQSYNDKAEWWFQMSKGDSDDVESQSSEASQALKERLRKLNQAAAVMSRATMLKNDETSRNRHPDYEFFLSRYG; encoded by the exons GGATACGGCATTAACAATACTTCCGCTTGGGCATGATTCACATTGGAATCTGGGGCCATTTTTGTCTGACATTCAAGAGGTCAGCACGGTAAGCTCTTTGACATCAGGAGCTCCTGGTACAGAGGGCCTTGAATTATCATCCGCACAGCCAAGAATACTGTATTGGTTAGGCCAGCTGAATGAAAGGAACATGCATGATCAGGCTGATTCTTCTAAACCGGTTTCCAATGGAAACCCACACGGACGAAGTACCTTAAGACAATCCCGGCATAGGAGAAATGTCTGTAATCCGTCGACAGCAGTTCCTCCCTGCCATGTGGTTGCAAAGAAGTCTTCCAGGCCTGTCACTGCTACTTTGAGATCTGATTCTGATATTTTGCATGATGATGACAAGCCTCCAAAAAGGAGTcctaaaaagaaaggaaacaagAAAGGGAAGCATTACAAGCGAACAACACGCAAAAAGCTGAATTTGGCATCAGAAATCACTTGTGAAGAGAATACTTATGCTGTTTGTCCTGTGGAGGTACTTCCGACCAATTGGCTGGCTGATAAATTGTCAGAAACCACATCCTCTGCTAGCTCATTGGTTAAAGAAGCCCATTTGGGTAaagatgatggagggaacaacaaTGACTATGTAGAATGTGGTACTATACTGAATTTATCTACATTAGGAACTAATGAGATGGATGGTTCTGAATGTACTGGTTCATCTAATGATGCCACAGGAGTGAGATTAAGCTGCAGTTGTGTTCCTAACAATGGATCAAATACTACTGATTCTTCAGAATTTGATGGATCCACCTTCGCTGAACATGGCTTGGGAGAAGAAAGCGATAGCTATCAGAAGTTATTGTGTGCCTGTGTTTATAACCCTGAAGACACAGATTCATTCTTTAGCAGGTGGAACAATGACAACAGTGGGAACAGTGTTGGTGTTGAGGCTAGATCAACCATCAAAGATGAACATAGACGTGACCATTTGCATCCGAGGCCTTCCACAGGGCTGAATAATGTGAGGACGGAATGCCATTTGATAGGTACACATCTAACTGCTACTCATGCTGAAGATACAGATGATTCTTTTGGCCACAGCTCCTGTTGCTCAAAGGATGTTACTGATAGTAGTAGTCATACTGAAAGAGTTCAGTGCAGCAGTGAGGCCTGCAACAGTAAGACTTCTCTTCAATTTAATTCAGGGAGAAGGAGCAGAAGATCAAGAAAAACACCGAGCTATAGTGATTTGTCTGTGTCTAACAGAGTAGTAAGTGCTAATAGGCACAAGAATAGTGGAAAAGACAGTTCAGCTGTGTGGCAGAAAGTAGAAAAAAATGACAAGACCATATCTAAAGCAGGACAGACGAGTGAATCACCTATTCGGGATAAGAGTGCACAAGAAGACACCAATAAGGGTGTACAGCAAGATCCAACAAGGCATAGGGCAAAACATAATCAGAGTACGAAAGCATGCAAACAGGAGTCCCCAAATGAGACAGTTGAAATGGAGTCtaccaaagaagaacaagatgcATTAAACTCATGCCAAACATCTTCTAGACCCACTTACAAGAAGCAAGCACCCTTTCTACGGCAGCAAAGAAGCTCTTCTTCTAAACAAGGTTCACAGTCATCGAAAAACTACTATGCTCCTAAGAATGTTATCCCCAAGGTGCCAAAGGATTACTTGCAGCAAGAAGGATTGCCTATGTTGCAGCTAGTTCATGACAAGGACACCGGTGATAGACCAACCTCAAATTCTTGTTCAGCTGATGAAGTTATTCTAACTGGAGTTGGCAACTGTCCAACTGAGGGAAATGAGAGTTCACAGTCTGGTATTGAGAAAGCTGCATTAGCATCTTGCATCTCGGTTCCAGATTTGACCCCACAAGCTGCTTCCATTGAAGCCCACATATCAATCACTCTTGAGGATCCTCACTCTTTATGTCCTGAAAACAAGGGCTCCAGGAACACTGATCCTTGTGCTGCAGAAACGGAGGAAGCTCAATGTGTGAAATTAACAACCAAGAATAATCCTCAAGAATCTTGTAAGTTGTATTCTGCTGCTGGACACCTGTCACAGAATTGGGTTCCTGTTGGAAAGAAAGAGGTGTTTAATGTGATGCATTTAGAAGTCTCAGAGGCTTCTGTTGTTGAAGGGCCAGTTCCAGCCAATGATATTTGTGATTCAGTTTGTCCTGCATCAACTAATGGTGAAGACAGCAAATTAGCTAGTGAAATGACTTCTAAACTGAACTCATCTGAGCACGTTGATTTGAAATGCCAAGCATATAATGGAACCGAGACTGATTACAACAAGATAAGAGAAGCCATCAGTGATGTTAATACGGCACAGCAGAGAGTGGAAGATATCCAACTTATCATTGGTAGGCCTCTTGCTGATTTTGAACGATTTATTTACTCTGCTTCTCCGGCTATGCACTGTAGCCCTTGCCCTACTGGCTGTAAATCTGACTTGCAAGAATGTGTAAAAGATAGCTTATGTTTGCACCAGACTCCAGACATCACTCTAAGTAGTGTTTGGCAGTGGTATGAAGAACCTGGCTGCTATGGTTTGGAAGTAAGGGCACAAGATTTCCATAGATCCAAAGGCTTGTGGAATAGTCGCTATCAGTTTACTACCTATTTTGTACCATATCTATCTGCTGTTCAACTTTTCGGTCAACCTAAAATAACCAATGGTGGAAGCATTGCTAAGGAAGCAATCAATATGGATATGACATGTGAAACATCTCCATGTCTGAACTCGCCCCCAATTTTTGCAAAGCTTATGCCACGACAATCTAATCCAAGAAACAGGTCATCTACTTCGCATACTGAAGATGATCAGCAGTCAGCAAGTGGCGAgctcatatttgaattttttgaatctGAACAACCATATTGGCGGCGACAGTTAGTTGACAA GGTAAATGAGCTGATTGCTGGTGTGAAACCGTTGAATTGCCAAATATCTGGAGACCCAAAGAATTTGGAGCTCAGCCTGAATGATCTACATCCAGCTTCTTG GTATTGTGTTGCATGGTATCCCATATACCGTATACCCGATGGTAAATTTCAGGCTGCATTCTTGACATATCATTCTCTTGGGCACTGGATTCATCGAAGTAGCTCAGCAGACCAGGCTGGTCACGCTCCTGTTGTTTTGCCAGTCGTAGGTCTGCAGTCCTACAATGACAAG GCCGAGTGGTGGTTTCAGATGAGCAAAGGCGATTCTGACGATGTTGAGTCACAGTCAAGCGAAGCATCCCAGGCTCTGAAGGAGAGATTGCGCAAGCTGAATCAAGCTGCAGCGGTGATGTCCAGGGCCACCATGCTCAAAAATGACGAGACGAGTAGAAACAGGCACCCTGATTACGAGTTCTTCCTTTCTCGGTACGGATAG
- the LOC133927455 gene encoding uncharacterized protein LOC133927455 isoform X3, with product MQAIHTIKPVWKIWCLCPVGCLQGPARPCSTTVKFKSGDTALTILPLGHDSHWNLGPFLSDIQEVSTVSSLTSGAPGTEGLELSSAQPRILYWLGQLNERNMHDQADSSKPVSNGNPHGRSTLRQSRHRRNVCNPSTAVPPCHVVAKKSSRPVTATLRSDSDILHDDDKPPKRSPKKKGNKKGKHYKRTTRKKLNLASEITCEENTYAVCPVEVLPTNWLADKLSETTSSASSLVKEAHLGKDDGGNNNDYVECGTILNLSTLGTNEMDGSECTGSSNDATGVRLSCSCVPNNGSNTTDSSEFDGSTFAEHGLGEESDSYQKLLCACVYNPEDTDSFFSRWNNDNSGNSVGVEARSTIKDEHRRDHLHPRPSTGLNNVRTECHLIGTHLTATHAEDTDDSFGHSSCCSKDVTDSSSHTERVQCSSEACNSKTSLQFNSGRRSRRSRKTPSYSDLSVSNRVVSANRHKNSGKDSSAVWQKVEKNDKTISKAGQTSESPIRDKSAQEDTNKGVQQDPTRHRAKHNQSTKACKQESPNETVEMESTKEEQDALNSCQTSSRPTYKKQAPFLRQQRSSSSKQGSQSSKNYYAPKNVIPKVPKDYLQQEGLPMLQLVHDKDTGDRPTSNSCSADEVILTGVGNCPTEGNESSQSGIEKAALASCISVPDLTPQAASIEAHISITLEDPHSLCPENKGSRNTDPCAAETEEAQCVKLTTKNNPQESCKLYSAAGHLSQNWVPVGKKEVFNVMHLEVSEASVVEGPVPANDICDSVCPASTNGEDSKLASEMTSKLNSSEHVDLKCQAYNGTETDYNKIREAISDVNTAQQRVEDIQLIIGRPLADFERFIYSASPAMHCSPCPTGCKSDLQECVKDSLCLHQTPDITLSSVWQWYEEPGCYGLEVRAQDFHRSKGLWNSRYQFTTYFVPYLSAVQLFGQPKITNGGSIAKEAINMDMTCETSPCLNSPPIFAKLMPRQSNPRNRSSTSHTEDDQQSASGELIFEFFESEQPYWRRQLVDKVNELIAGVKPLNCQISGDPKNLELSLNDLHPASWYCVAWYPIYRIPDGKFQAAFLTYHSLGHWIHRSSSADQAGHAPVVLPVVGLQSYNDKAEWWFQMSKGDSDDVESQSSEASQALKERLRKLNQAAAVMSRATMLKNDETSRNRHPDYEFFLSRYG from the exons AGGGCCCTGCCAGGCCCTGTTCTACAACTGTGAAATTTAAATCTGG GGATACGGCATTAACAATACTTCCGCTTGGGCATGATTCACATTGGAATCTGGGGCCATTTTTGTCTGACATTCAAGAGGTCAGCACGGTAAGCTCTTTGACATCAGGAGCTCCTGGTACAGAGGGCCTTGAATTATCATCCGCACAGCCAAGAATACTGTATTGGTTAGGCCAGCTGAATGAAAGGAACATGCATGATCAGGCTGATTCTTCTAAACCGGTTTCCAATGGAAACCCACACGGACGAAGTACCTTAAGACAATCCCGGCATAGGAGAAATGTCTGTAATCCGTCGACAGCAGTTCCTCCCTGCCATGTGGTTGCAAAGAAGTCTTCCAGGCCTGTCACTGCTACTTTGAGATCTGATTCTGATATTTTGCATGATGATGACAAGCCTCCAAAAAGGAGTcctaaaaagaaaggaaacaagAAAGGGAAGCATTACAAGCGAACAACACGCAAAAAGCTGAATTTGGCATCAGAAATCACTTGTGAAGAGAATACTTATGCTGTTTGTCCTGTGGAGGTACTTCCGACCAATTGGCTGGCTGATAAATTGTCAGAAACCACATCCTCTGCTAGCTCATTGGTTAAAGAAGCCCATTTGGGTAaagatgatggagggaacaacaaTGACTATGTAGAATGTGGTACTATACTGAATTTATCTACATTAGGAACTAATGAGATGGATGGTTCTGAATGTACTGGTTCATCTAATGATGCCACAGGAGTGAGATTAAGCTGCAGTTGTGTTCCTAACAATGGATCAAATACTACTGATTCTTCAGAATTTGATGGATCCACCTTCGCTGAACATGGCTTGGGAGAAGAAAGCGATAGCTATCAGAAGTTATTGTGTGCCTGTGTTTATAACCCTGAAGACACAGATTCATTCTTTAGCAGGTGGAACAATGACAACAGTGGGAACAGTGTTGGTGTTGAGGCTAGATCAACCATCAAAGATGAACATAGACGTGACCATTTGCATCCGAGGCCTTCCACAGGGCTGAATAATGTGAGGACGGAATGCCATTTGATAGGTACACATCTAACTGCTACTCATGCTGAAGATACAGATGATTCTTTTGGCCACAGCTCCTGTTGCTCAAAGGATGTTACTGATAGTAGTAGTCATACTGAAAGAGTTCAGTGCAGCAGTGAGGCCTGCAACAGTAAGACTTCTCTTCAATTTAATTCAGGGAGAAGGAGCAGAAGATCAAGAAAAACACCGAGCTATAGTGATTTGTCTGTGTCTAACAGAGTAGTAAGTGCTAATAGGCACAAGAATAGTGGAAAAGACAGTTCAGCTGTGTGGCAGAAAGTAGAAAAAAATGACAAGACCATATCTAAAGCAGGACAGACGAGTGAATCACCTATTCGGGATAAGAGTGCACAAGAAGACACCAATAAGGGTGTACAGCAAGATCCAACAAGGCATAGGGCAAAACATAATCAGAGTACGAAAGCATGCAAACAGGAGTCCCCAAATGAGACAGTTGAAATGGAGTCtaccaaagaagaacaagatgcATTAAACTCATGCCAAACATCTTCTAGACCCACTTACAAGAAGCAAGCACCCTTTCTACGGCAGCAAAGAAGCTCTTCTTCTAAACAAGGTTCACAGTCATCGAAAAACTACTATGCTCCTAAGAATGTTATCCCCAAGGTGCCAAAGGATTACTTGCAGCAAGAAGGATTGCCTATGTTGCAGCTAGTTCATGACAAGGACACCGGTGATAGACCAACCTCAAATTCTTGTTCAGCTGATGAAGTTATTCTAACTGGAGTTGGCAACTGTCCAACTGAGGGAAATGAGAGTTCACAGTCTGGTATTGAGAAAGCTGCATTAGCATCTTGCATCTCGGTTCCAGATTTGACCCCACAAGCTGCTTCCATTGAAGCCCACATATCAATCACTCTTGAGGATCCTCACTCTTTATGTCCTGAAAACAAGGGCTCCAGGAACACTGATCCTTGTGCTGCAGAAACGGAGGAAGCTCAATGTGTGAAATTAACAACCAAGAATAATCCTCAAGAATCTTGTAAGTTGTATTCTGCTGCTGGACACCTGTCACAGAATTGGGTTCCTGTTGGAAAGAAAGAGGTGTTTAATGTGATGCATTTAGAAGTCTCAGAGGCTTCTGTTGTTGAAGGGCCAGTTCCAGCCAATGATATTTGTGATTCAGTTTGTCCTGCATCAACTAATGGTGAAGACAGCAAATTAGCTAGTGAAATGACTTCTAAACTGAACTCATCTGAGCACGTTGATTTGAAATGCCAAGCATATAATGGAACCGAGACTGATTACAACAAGATAAGAGAAGCCATCAGTGATGTTAATACGGCACAGCAGAGAGTGGAAGATATCCAACTTATCATTGGTAGGCCTCTTGCTGATTTTGAACGATTTATTTACTCTGCTTCTCCGGCTATGCACTGTAGCCCTTGCCCTACTGGCTGTAAATCTGACTTGCAAGAATGTGTAAAAGATAGCTTATGTTTGCACCAGACTCCAGACATCACTCTAAGTAGTGTTTGGCAGTGGTATGAAGAACCTGGCTGCTATGGTTTGGAAGTAAGGGCACAAGATTTCCATAGATCCAAAGGCTTGTGGAATAGTCGCTATCAGTTTACTACCTATTTTGTACCATATCTATCTGCTGTTCAACTTTTCGGTCAACCTAAAATAACCAATGGTGGAAGCATTGCTAAGGAAGCAATCAATATGGATATGACATGTGAAACATCTCCATGTCTGAACTCGCCCCCAATTTTTGCAAAGCTTATGCCACGACAATCTAATCCAAGAAACAGGTCATCTACTTCGCATACTGAAGATGATCAGCAGTCAGCAAGTGGCGAgctcatatttgaattttttgaatctGAACAACCATATTGGCGGCGACAGTTAGTTGACAA GGTAAATGAGCTGATTGCTGGTGTGAAACCGTTGAATTGCCAAATATCTGGAGACCCAAAGAATTTGGAGCTCAGCCTGAATGATCTACATCCAGCTTCTTG GTATTGTGTTGCATGGTATCCCATATACCGTATACCCGATGGTAAATTTCAGGCTGCATTCTTGACATATCATTCTCTTGGGCACTGGATTCATCGAAGTAGCTCAGCAGACCAGGCTGGTCACGCTCCTGTTGTTTTGCCAGTCGTAGGTCTGCAGTCCTACAATGACAAG GCCGAGTGGTGGTTTCAGATGAGCAAAGGCGATTCTGACGATGTTGAGTCACAGTCAAGCGAAGCATCCCAGGCTCTGAAGGAGAGATTGCGCAAGCTGAATCAAGCTGCAGCGGTGATGTCCAGGGCCACCATGCTCAAAAATGACGAGACGAGTAGAAACAGGCACCCTGATTACGAGTTCTTCCTTTCTCGGTACGGATAG
- the LOC133927455 gene encoding uncharacterized protein LOC133927455 isoform X1 translates to MHEKPNSPSNSLSPLRWNRRTKKPKESIHRSILCIQSHLLSGIKSNNESCRLGLDSIDFHLEDTALTILPLGHDSHWNLGPFLSDIQEVSTVSSLTSGAPGTEGLELSSAQPRILYWLGQLNERNMHDQADSSKPVSNGNPHGRSTLRQSRHRRNVCNPSTAVPPCHVVAKKSSRPVTATLRSDSDILHDDDKPPKRSPKKKGNKKGKHYKRTTRKKLNLASEITCEENTYAVCPVEVLPTNWLADKLSETTSSASSLVKEAHLGKDDGGNNNDYVECGTILNLSTLGTNEMDGSECTGSSNDATGVRLSCSCVPNNGSNTTDSSEFDGSTFAEHGLGEESDSYQKLLCACVYNPEDTDSFFSRWNNDNSGNSVGVEARSTIKDEHRRDHLHPRPSTGLNNVRTECHLIGTHLTATHAEDTDDSFGHSSCCSKDVTDSSSHTERVQCSSEACNSKTSLQFNSGRRSRRSRKTPSYSDLSVSNRVVSANRHKNSGKDSSAVWQKVEKNDKTISKAGQTSESPIRDKSAQEDTNKGVQQDPTRHRAKHNQSTKACKQESPNETVEMESTKEEQDALNSCQTSSRPTYKKQAPFLRQQRSSSSKQGSQSSKNYYAPKNVIPKVPKDYLQQEGLPMLQLVHDKDTGDRPTSNSCSADEVILTGVGNCPTEGNESSQSGIEKAALASCISVPDLTPQAASIEAHISITLEDPHSLCPENKGSRNTDPCAAETEEAQCVKLTTKNNPQESCKLYSAAGHLSQNWVPVGKKEVFNVMHLEVSEASVVEGPVPANDICDSVCPASTNGEDSKLASEMTSKLNSSEHVDLKCQAYNGTETDYNKIREAISDVNTAQQRVEDIQLIIGRPLADFERFIYSASPAMHCSPCPTGCKSDLQECVKDSLCLHQTPDITLSSVWQWYEEPGCYGLEVRAQDFHRSKGLWNSRYQFTTYFVPYLSAVQLFGQPKITNGGSIAKEAINMDMTCETSPCLNSPPIFAKLMPRQSNPRNRSSTSHTEDDQQSASGELIFEFFESEQPYWRRQLVDKVNELIAGVKPLNCQISGDPKNLELSLNDLHPASWYCVAWYPIYRIPDGKFQAAFLTYHSLGHWIHRSSSADQAGHAPVVLPVVGLQSYNDKAEWWFQMSKGDSDDVESQSSEASQALKERLRKLNQAAAVMSRATMLKNDETSRNRHPDYEFFLSRYG, encoded by the exons GGATACGGCATTAACAATACTTCCGCTTGGGCATGATTCACATTGGAATCTGGGGCCATTTTTGTCTGACATTCAAGAGGTCAGCACGGTAAGCTCTTTGACATCAGGAGCTCCTGGTACAGAGGGCCTTGAATTATCATCCGCACAGCCAAGAATACTGTATTGGTTAGGCCAGCTGAATGAAAGGAACATGCATGATCAGGCTGATTCTTCTAAACCGGTTTCCAATGGAAACCCACACGGACGAAGTACCTTAAGACAATCCCGGCATAGGAGAAATGTCTGTAATCCGTCGACAGCAGTTCCTCCCTGCCATGTGGTTGCAAAGAAGTCTTCCAGGCCTGTCACTGCTACTTTGAGATCTGATTCTGATATTTTGCATGATGATGACAAGCCTCCAAAAAGGAGTcctaaaaagaaaggaaacaagAAAGGGAAGCATTACAAGCGAACAACACGCAAAAAGCTGAATTTGGCATCAGAAATCACTTGTGAAGAGAATACTTATGCTGTTTGTCCTGTGGAGGTACTTCCGACCAATTGGCTGGCTGATAAATTGTCAGAAACCACATCCTCTGCTAGCTCATTGGTTAAAGAAGCCCATTTGGGTAaagatgatggagggaacaacaaTGACTATGTAGAATGTGGTACTATACTGAATTTATCTACATTAGGAACTAATGAGATGGATGGTTCTGAATGTACTGGTTCATCTAATGATGCCACAGGAGTGAGATTAAGCTGCAGTTGTGTTCCTAACAATGGATCAAATACTACTGATTCTTCAGAATTTGATGGATCCACCTTCGCTGAACATGGCTTGGGAGAAGAAAGCGATAGCTATCAGAAGTTATTGTGTGCCTGTGTTTATAACCCTGAAGACACAGATTCATTCTTTAGCAGGTGGAACAATGACAACAGTGGGAACAGTGTTGGTGTTGAGGCTAGATCAACCATCAAAGATGAACATAGACGTGACCATTTGCATCCGAGGCCTTCCACAGGGCTGAATAATGTGAGGACGGAATGCCATTTGATAGGTACACATCTAACTGCTACTCATGCTGAAGATACAGATGATTCTTTTGGCCACAGCTCCTGTTGCTCAAAGGATGTTACTGATAGTAGTAGTCATACTGAAAGAGTTCAGTGCAGCAGTGAGGCCTGCAACAGTAAGACTTCTCTTCAATTTAATTCAGGGAGAAGGAGCAGAAGATCAAGAAAAACACCGAGCTATAGTGATTTGTCTGTGTCTAACAGAGTAGTAAGTGCTAATAGGCACAAGAATAGTGGAAAAGACAGTTCAGCTGTGTGGCAGAAAGTAGAAAAAAATGACAAGACCATATCTAAAGCAGGACAGACGAGTGAATCACCTATTCGGGATAAGAGTGCACAAGAAGACACCAATAAGGGTGTACAGCAAGATCCAACAAGGCATAGGGCAAAACATAATCAGAGTACGAAAGCATGCAAACAGGAGTCCCCAAATGAGACAGTTGAAATGGAGTCtaccaaagaagaacaagatgcATTAAACTCATGCCAAACATCTTCTAGACCCACTTACAAGAAGCAAGCACCCTTTCTACGGCAGCAAAGAAGCTCTTCTTCTAAACAAGGTTCACAGTCATCGAAAAACTACTATGCTCCTAAGAATGTTATCCCCAAGGTGCCAAAGGATTACTTGCAGCAAGAAGGATTGCCTATGTTGCAGCTAGTTCATGACAAGGACACCGGTGATAGACCAACCTCAAATTCTTGTTCAGCTGATGAAGTTATTCTAACTGGAGTTGGCAACTGTCCAACTGAGGGAAATGAGAGTTCACAGTCTGGTATTGAGAAAGCTGCATTAGCATCTTGCATCTCGGTTCCAGATTTGACCCCACAAGCTGCTTCCATTGAAGCCCACATATCAATCACTCTTGAGGATCCTCACTCTTTATGTCCTGAAAACAAGGGCTCCAGGAACACTGATCCTTGTGCTGCAGAAACGGAGGAAGCTCAATGTGTGAAATTAACAACCAAGAATAATCCTCAAGAATCTTGTAAGTTGTATTCTGCTGCTGGACACCTGTCACAGAATTGGGTTCCTGTTGGAAAGAAAGAGGTGTTTAATGTGATGCATTTAGAAGTCTCAGAGGCTTCTGTTGTTGAAGGGCCAGTTCCAGCCAATGATATTTGTGATTCAGTTTGTCCTGCATCAACTAATGGTGAAGACAGCAAATTAGCTAGTGAAATGACTTCTAAACTGAACTCATCTGAGCACGTTGATTTGAAATGCCAAGCATATAATGGAACCGAGACTGATTACAACAAGATAAGAGAAGCCATCAGTGATGTTAATACGGCACAGCAGAGAGTGGAAGATATCCAACTTATCATTGGTAGGCCTCTTGCTGATTTTGAACGATTTATTTACTCTGCTTCTCCGGCTATGCACTGTAGCCCTTGCCCTACTGGCTGTAAATCTGACTTGCAAGAATGTGTAAAAGATAGCTTATGTTTGCACCAGACTCCAGACATCACTCTAAGTAGTGTTTGGCAGTGGTATGAAGAACCTGGCTGCTATGGTTTGGAAGTAAGGGCACAAGATTTCCATAGATCCAAAGGCTTGTGGAATAGTCGCTATCAGTTTACTACCTATTTTGTACCATATCTATCTGCTGTTCAACTTTTCGGTCAACCTAAAATAACCAATGGTGGAAGCATTGCTAAGGAAGCAATCAATATGGATATGACATGTGAAACATCTCCATGTCTGAACTCGCCCCCAATTTTTGCAAAGCTTATGCCACGACAATCTAATCCAAGAAACAGGTCATCTACTTCGCATACTGAAGATGATCAGCAGTCAGCAAGTGGCGAgctcatatttgaattttttgaatctGAACAACCATATTGGCGGCGACAGTTAGTTGACAA GGTAAATGAGCTGATTGCTGGTGTGAAACCGTTGAATTGCCAAATATCTGGAGACCCAAAGAATTTGGAGCTCAGCCTGAATGATCTACATCCAGCTTCTTG GTATTGTGTTGCATGGTATCCCATATACCGTATACCCGATGGTAAATTTCAGGCTGCATTCTTGACATATCATTCTCTTGGGCACTGGATTCATCGAAGTAGCTCAGCAGACCAGGCTGGTCACGCTCCTGTTGTTTTGCCAGTCGTAGGTCTGCAGTCCTACAATGACAAG GCCGAGTGGTGGTTTCAGATGAGCAAAGGCGATTCTGACGATGTTGAGTCACAGTCAAGCGAAGCATCCCAGGCTCTGAAGGAGAGATTGCGCAAGCTGAATCAAGCTGCAGCGGTGATGTCCAGGGCCACCATGCTCAAAAATGACGAGACGAGTAGAAACAGGCACCCTGATTACGAGTTCTTCCTTTCTCGGTACGGATAG